TGAGCACGATCACCGTCCATCTCAAGCTCAACTACGACACCAACGCGGCGCTCACCCAGATCCAGGCGAAGGTGGCGCAGGTGCGCAACGACCTGCCCCCCGAGTCGCAGGCGCCGGTGATCGATCTGCAGACCGCCGACAACCAGTTCGCTGCCATGTACATCGGCTTCTCCTCCGCGGACCTCGACCAGGGCCAGATCACCGACTACCTGACGCGCGTGGTGCAGCCGAAGCTCAGCGCCGTTAGTGGCGTGCAGCGGGCCGACATCCTGGGAGACCGCACCTTTGCCATGCGCATCTGGCTCAAGCCGGATCGCATGGCCGCCCTGCGCATCTCCCCCTCCGATGTGCGCACGGCGCTGGCCAACAACAACTACCTGTCGGCGCTCGGCCGGACCAAAGGATCGATGGTCTCGGTGAACCTGGTGGCCAACACCGACCTGAAGACCGCGGAGGAGTTCAAGCAGCTGGTGGTCAAGGAGGAGCAGGGGGTGGTGGTCCGGCTCGGCGAGATCGCCGACGTCGTCCTGGGGGCGGAGAACTACGACTCCGACGTGCGCTTCAACGGCGAGGCGGCGACCTTCATGGGGATCTGGGTGCTGCCCACCTCCAACGCCCTGGAGGTAATCCAGCGGGTGCGCGACACCATCCCGGAGATCCGCTCGCAGCTGCCGGCCGGCATGAAGGTCGGCATCCCGTATGATTCGACCAAGTACATTCAGAGCGCCCTGGAGGAGGTGCTGAAGACCCTGGGCGAGACGCTGCTGATCGTGGTCATCGTCATCTTCCTGTTCCTCGGCTCGGTCAGGGCCGTGTTCATCCCGGTGGTCGCCATCCCGATCTCCCTCATCGGCGCCGTCCTTCTGATGCTGATGTTCGGCTTCACCATCAATCTATTGACCCTGCTCGCCATCGTCCTGGCGGTCGGATTGGTGGTGGACGACGCCATCGTCATGGTGGAGAACGTCGAGCGCCACCTGCACCTGGGCGAGCCCCCGCTGCAGGCGGCGCTGATTGCGGCGCGCGAGCTGGTGGGACCGATTATCGCCATGACCATCACCCTGGCGGCGGTCTACACTCCGGTCGCGATCCAGGGAGGCCTCACCGGCGCGCTGTTCCGGGAATTTGCCTTCACCCTGGCGGGTGCGGTCATCGTCTCGGGGATCGTGGCCCTGACGTTGTCTCCCATGATGGGCTCCAAGCTGCTGCGCGAGGGCGACTCGAAGCGCGGCTTCGCCGCCTTCGTCAACCACCAGTTCGAGATCATCCGGCGTGTCTACTCGCGCCTGCTGGCGGTGACGCTGGCCAACCGGCCGATCCTCTTCGTGCTGTGGGTGGTGGTGGTGCTGCTCATCTTCCCCTTCTACATGTTCACGGCGCGCGAGCTGGCGCCGAGCGAGGACCAGGGGGTCGTCTTCGGGATCATCCAGGCCGCTCCCAACTCAACCCTCGATCAGACGAAGCTGTTCACGGCCAAGGTCTACGACGTCTACGCCGCGTTTCCGGAACACGACAGCATCTTCCAGATCACGACGCCCACGGGGGGCTTCGGAGGGATGGTGATGAAGCCCTGGGACCAGCGGACCCGGAACGCGGCGCAACTCACCGTGGTGTCAGGCGCGGAGCTGTCCAAGCTGGCGGGGATCCGGGTGATCACCACGACGCCGCCGGCGCTGCCCGGCGGCGGGAACTTCCCGGTCGACTTCGTGGTCGCCTCGACGAACGAGCCGACGCAGGTGGCGGCCCTGGCGGGCCAGCTCGTGCAGAAGGCCTTCGCCAGCGGCAAGTTCATGTTCGCGGATTCCGACGTGAAGTTCGACCAGCC
The sequence above is drawn from the Candidatus Polarisedimenticolia bacterium genome and encodes:
- a CDS encoding efflux RND transporter permease subunit, with product MKFTDLFIRRPVLAIVANLVILIGGIQSIRSLAVRQYPRSDIAVINVTTVYVGANADLVRGFITTPLERVLASADGIDYMESSSAQGVSTITVHLKLNYDTNAALTQIQAKVAQVRNDLPPESQAPVIDLQTADNQFAAMYIGFSSADLDQGQITDYLTRVVQPKLSAVSGVQRADILGDRTFAMRIWLKPDRMAALRISPSDVRTALANNNYLSALGRTKGSMVSVNLVANTDLKTAEEFKQLVVKEEQGVVVRLGEIADVVLGAENYDSDVRFNGEAATFMGIWVLPTSNALEVIQRVRDTIPEIRSQLPAGMKVGIPYDSTKYIQSALEEVLKTLGETLLIVVIVIFLFLGSVRAVFIPVVAIPISLIGAVLLMLMFGFTINLLTLLAIVLAVGLVVDDAIVMVENVERHLHLGEPPLQAALIAARELVGPIIAMTITLAAVYTPVAIQGGLTGALFREFAFTLAGAVIVSGIVALTLSPMMGSKLLREGDSKRGFAAFVNHQFEIIRRVYSRLLAVTLANRPILFVLWVVVVLLIFPFYMFTARELAPSEDQGVVFGIIQAAPNSTLDQTKLFTAKVYDVYAAFPEHDSIFQITTPTGGFGGMVMKPWDQRTRNAAQLTVVSGAELSKLAGIRVITTTPPALPGGGNFPVDFVVASTNEPTQVAALAGQLVQKAFASGKFMFADSDVKFDQPQAEVVFDRDKVRSLGVDLSQAGGDLATLLGGNFVNRFSIQGRSYKVIPQMERSNRLNSEQLQDIYVTGPEGKLVPLSTFATLKMSTQPRELKRFQQLNAVRVQGVMAPGASLDTALRVLEDEAKRILPRGYTVDYAGESRQLRTEGAKFLGTFMLSAILIYLVLAAQFESFRDPFIILIGSVPLAVSGALMFSFLGFTTLNIYSQIGLITLVGLVSKNGILIVEFANHLQEQGRDKLHAVLEAAATRLRPVLMTTAATVVGHTPLILARGPGAGARNSIGIMLVSGMIIGTAFTLFVVPSIYMLVAKTHKAMDSEGAPERAPDIAGAQPAAS